The Leptospira bouyouniensis DNA window CGGGTGTCGCAACTGATCCTATGGTACCTTTGTTTGTATCATAGTAGCGAATGATAGATTCCCCGCTGGGTACATAATAGATTTTACCATTGGGTGCGTAAACTCCGCCATTATAAGCCGCACCACTCATTGTTATGTTCGTTATGTTAGTTAAGGTATGATTCGATGTATCAAATTTATAAAATGTATTATTGGTATGAGGTGATAAGTAAATGATTCCACTCGGACCTAAGGTTCCTCCGATAAAATCGATCGCCCCTGGAACACTGGTAGCCTCTTCATAGTTATTTGTTTTTGGATTGATAGCGAGAATTTTAGGAGAGTTGTAAGGCAAAAGATAAACCTTACCGTTTGGTGCGGCAAGCGCACCTTGGAAATCTGTTCCCGCAGTCCCGGTTACAGAAAGAACAGTGGCCGGATTGTATTGGGTTAAGGTTTCCCCTTCGCTCGAACCAAGTGCAAATTGTGCTTCCACTTCTTGTTTCACCTGCCTCCAGTTCTCAGGCAAATGGGTTTCTTCGTAACTTAAGGTACAAGCAGCTGGTGCAACTTTGTAACCACAATGGTAACTTTTGTCTTTAACCACAATACGAAATAGTAATTGATTCAAAAATGAATCCGAATTCACATCACAATTGTTAGAGATCTTTGCACTGGAACAATGGGAACAAAAAATCAGGAAAAAAAACAATACAAGGTAACGGAGCATAAAGGTTCTAAATTGGACGTTACTTGTAAGTGCATTGGCATCGCAATCAAGTTTAGAAAAATCCCCAAGGATTACTTGCGGAATTGTCCGAAGTCGTGTTCGTTGAGATTTGGACATAAATAATTGTTAGAAAGGTCTTTTTAAGATTTTTTTTCCGGAAGTATTAATCACAGGAAAAAAATTGGGATCCCTTTCTGGATCTGTAATTAGTAATTTTACATCTCTGATCCTATCATAACATTCTTTCATAAACAATTGGTGACCACAACCGAGTAGATGGTATCCTTCATGGATCAATGTTGATTTAGGGCTTGTGAATATTAGTTGTATGGTCGATATGTATTTTGCTTTGATATAACCTTTGGTGTTGGTTCTCGCTTCAACAGCACCTTGAACTTCTAACTTTAATCCAATGCCTGCAAAGATCCCTAAGGTAAAAATCTCAAATACGATGTCCCCCCAAGTCCTTCCTTTTAGATACAAAAGTCGATCACATTGGTCTGGCATCCTTGTATTGTTTAAGTATTCTAGTATATCTGATCCGTAAAATCCAGGACGTTCCATTTCTAATAGGATTGTAGGTTCTGCTTTTAATTTGTATAAACTTAATTCTTCGTTCCATACTTCAAATAATGTCCATACATCCTGGTCTAAAATCCCTTTCTCTTTGATAACACAAACTCGAAATGATATAGGTTCACCAAATGAAATGGCTTCTCTCACTTTGTCTTGATGAAACCCAATTGTTGTACAATTTGTCAGAAGTAATAGAATGAAATAAGTTAGAAAATTTTTTTTGAATTGGAGTAACAAATTGTAACCTAACATCTAATAATCAGTAACGCAGCGAGTTCGAACACTTGCATCAGTTTTTAAAACAGGTCCACCGCCAGAGGTTCCAAAATCGGTAACATATGCCATAGTTGAAGGAGTTCCAATGACAGGGCTCGATGACCAAAACGATGTAGAAGCTGTATTGGGAAAATACAATGGATTATATCCTGGAGTTCCGAAATTAAATCGGATATCTTTTAGTGAAATTAATTCATTTGCATTAGGAAGTCTCCATGTTTTTCCAGCAAGTGTTAAACTTTGGCAGTAATTAATCGCTCCAGACCATTGTAATGCACTGTCTGTTCCCCCAGAACAAGTGGCAACATTCGGCTGACCCGCTGTACATTTTTGCCAAAGAAGGGCTGTATCTAAATCCAGTATTGTTCCATCAGATTGATCAATGAATCGTTTGGTAAAGGTATTTCTTGGTGTGGCGACACAACGAAGGTGATGTAAGTCTGAATAAACTCCAAATCCGATGGAGGATTGGATATAGGTTGGGTAAAACGCTCCAGTATTTGCAGCATTCGATGTATTGGATTTGTAATTAAAACTATTAGTTTGTGGAAAATAAGATGAATTGATCGATGGATTTTCTGTGGTGTGATCAAAAATACTTATGTATTCTTCTATTTCGGGTACTCGCCAATCGGTTCGATCTGCAAAACCAGAACCCGCATTCAAACTTGTACATTCAGTTTGTGCTCCTGCAAATGTAAAGGTATCTGTACCCACAGTTCCGCAACCAATGCCTGTTCTCCCTCGGTTACAACTTGTCCAAACAAGACCCGTTACTAAATCGGCTGTGATTTCAACTCCGGAAACTAGGCTAGGTCCCACAAAACTTGTGTTAATTCCTCTTTGTAGATGCCCGTCTTGGCCTGGAATTGCTGTACAAGTTGCATCAACATTTCCTCCTGCATCGTAACACACAGTGATATTGGTCTTCGGAGGAGCCTTTCCCATCCATGCTGGTTGGTAGACACAACTGGCGCTACCTTTGGGATTACTTGCCGTGATTGTGAACTGGACTTGGTTTGCCTTCCAACCAGTATAGATGCCTTCAAGTGAGTTTGAAAAAAAAGAAAACGAAATACCAGGTGGGAGTGGAGGATTACTGGAAAAACTAAGCCTGTTTCCATCTGATTCAAATGCTTCGAAAAAATAAGTTCCATTCCTTTTCGGTATGAGTGGGGGGCAAATTAAATAAGTGGGTGGATTGACTTTTAATACAACACCGCAATGAGGTGACTCATCAAAATTGATATAACGGAGGAGTAAGCTGTCTTTGTATTGGTCAGATTTAGGATCACATAAATTTTCCAAATCTGACCGATTGCATGAGAATAAGAGAAATAAAGATAAACAAAGCAGTAAAAAACTTGTTTGGAGCTGTGTCATAAAATCGATGCTAAACGATCGAATTCAATCAAACAGTTTAAGACGGAATTTCATCAACTATTTTCTGACGAAAGCTCTCAATTTGTAATTTCAGTTGATCAATCCGTTTTGCATCAGAAGGGATGAATGATGTGAGTTGTAATGTTTTCTCTGCCTTTGGTAGATTACCAATTGTGAGGTACAATTGAACAAGTTGTATTAAATTTGATAAATGTCCAGGGTTACGCAACCGAATCCTTTCTCCCATATCGATGGCTTTTCCATATTCCTTGGTTTGTCTGTAAGTGAACGATGCTAAATAGATTAGGTCAGTGTCACCGGGGTATTCTTCGATATAGGTATTTAATTTTTCTGCTGCCAAACTGTAATCTTTCATCCTGACGAGAAGTCGAATGAGAGCCCTTTGGATTTCGCGGTTCTCTGGATTGATTCGGTTTGCTTCGATTAAACTTGATTTTGCCCCTTCAAATTCTTCCAATTTAATCTGTGATTTTGCCTTTCGCATATATTCATAAGATTCCTTTCGAATGCCCCTAGGTGGTTGGTGAACATTTTCTTTGAATGCGATGCGCATCAAACTCAAATCGTCAGTGAGTTCTCCCATCCGTAAGATCGATTGGTAGATCTCTTTTAGATTCCCATTCCCTTGTTCCACATGCCTCAGGAAAAGCTCTTCATCGTGGTTGATTTTTCTTGCCGTGGTTTCGGTTTCAAATTCGATATCATCCCGACCATCAGACCCAAGGATGAGAACATCACCCGGAATTAACTGTAAAGTGGAGATTTCAAGAGATTTTTCTGAAAAGGGAGTTCCTAATTTTCTAAGTTCTGAATTGTTTTTAATGAATTCTGCACTGCCTTTGCGGTATAACACTGACCATGGATGCTCAGCATTCAAATAATACATGAGCCCTGTTTCATCATCAATGAGCCCCATTACCATGGAAACTAACATCGAACAGTCAAAGCTTTCGAAAATATGATGGAGTTCTTGGTAAGCATTTTTAATCCAACGTTCTGCATATAATAATTTTACCGACTCTACAGCTGTTGATCTTTCTAAGATCGATTGTACTGCAGCCCCAAGGACAAGTATTCCACCCGCACCTTGTAAAGATTTACCCATAGCATCGGCATTTAGAAAAAATGTGTAATCTTTTCCACGTAAAGTAATGGTACGTGCGATACAAATATCTCCACCAATTTCATTTTCTTTACCATGGAATAAAAAAGTTTTTTTCTGTTTGATTAAAAAATCAGTTTTAACATGAGAACCTATAGTTTTATTTAAGCTAAGAGGTTTGATGAGCAGTGATGTAAGGAAATAATCTCCATCTTGTTGTTTTTTTAGTGTTTCCACTGTTTCCAAACTGTTTCGAAGTTCAGATGTTTTTGCTTCCACTAACTCTTGTAAGTTTTCTCTGATCCTACCCACTTCTCTGGTTGCTTTTTCATAATTTTCTGCGAATAATATAAATTCTTTGTCTATGGATAAAATAGGAAGGGCTCCTCTGCCTCCTGTCGCTAAACTATTGGCAGATTCATTAATTTGTTCTAAGGTTAAATTGATTGATTGGAAAAACATATAAATCAGAATCACAGCTTCTACAAATGTCATTCCAATAAAGGCAGAAATCTTAAGTAAACTTGCATTTCCAAAGGATATAAAAACAGACAAAACACTTAAGGATAAAAGAATCAAAATGAGTAAAAAAATAAATTTTCCTTTTAGGCTTAAGATTCCATAGTTTTTGTGAACTGAGACATCTCGATATGCTAAGATCTTTTTGACTTCAACGCGTTTGTTTCCTGTGAAATAATCTGAAATGATATAGGAAAACCCACCATAAACAAAAACTGCCGATAACCATCCAATCGAAATCAAAAGAAGTTCATAGGTTGCATGCCCGTATAACAAGTGGGTGAAGGAAACTGCTAAAAAAACCATCACTGCATAACGAATGGCAGCATACATATTTTCTTTGGGAAGGTGGATCAGGGTATTTAAATTGTTTTCTAATTCAAGAATGTCTTTATGCCGTATGGTTTCGTTTGGTTTTAAAAACTCATTTAGTTTTTTTAAGTCATGCCGAAACCCTCCATATCCTAATGGAGTGAATATTCCAAATTCGATACTATGCCCAATGGCTGCGAGTATTGTTGAAACAACAAAAACGTACACGACCTCTGGATGGTTCTCGATCGAAAAATCTGGGATTAGTGCAGATCCAAAAAAGTAAGCATAAAACGCACCAAAGAAGGCACCTTGTAATGAGAAAAATACGATAGCGAAACTATAAGATATGAACCTATGTAAAAATTTGAATAGCTGATCAAAGAATCGGCTCATTGTGATCCCCAAGGAACACAAAGTTTAGGAGATGATCCAAACTCCGTAAAGAGATTTTTGCCTATTTATTAAAAAAGTTAGATATCTTATTAAAAAAAAACTTTCATCAGGAATCGACTTAGTTAGGTTTCACCAATGGAATTAAAAAATAAGAGAATCGTTGTCACTGGAGCAGGGTCCGGGATAGGGAAAGAAACCGTGTTGCAGATGTTAAAGCATGAGAATGTAAAAATTTTAGCCTGTGACCTTAATGAGAAAAACATTGTTTCTCACCCCAATGTGATTCCGTATAAATGTGATGTAAGCAAACCTGAGTCTTTAGACAAATTGATTAAAGATGCAGATAAAAAATTAGGTGGGATTGATATCTTTTTTGCCAATGCTGGATTTGCGTATTATGAAATCATTCAGGATGCAGATTGGGATCAGATTGATCGAATTTTTCGTACAAATGTTTACTCGCCTTTTTATACTCTCGTCACTCTCAACCGAAAAAGGACTTCACCTTGTCTATTCGTAGTCACAGCTTCTGCGATGAGCCATTTACCTCTTCCAGGTTATGCCATGTATTCGGCGACGAAAGCAGCAGTCCGTTCGTTTCTTGATGCTTACCAATGTGAATTGAGACCAGGAAACCGAACAATGATAGTTTATCCAATAGCAACTAGGACAAAATTTTTTGACTCAGCCGGGAAAAAAGTACCTGTTCCATTTCCAAGTCAAACCGCTGAGACAGTGGCAAAAAAAATAGTGAGTGGAATTTTAAGGGACAAAACAGAAGTTTTCCCTTCATTTTTATTTCGATTCATTCAATTTCTAGACAGATTTTTGTTTTTTCCTTTGAAAATTTACCAAAAAATTGAAGCTGCAAAATTGAAATCGCATAAATCTTAAGCCTACTGCATAGTGGATACTATGCAGTCTTCAGAGGAAGGACCATTGCCACATATTTCGCCTTCGGCAGACACTCATATGAATGTCGAAGCGGATTTATTAAAAACAATCATGGATGTAAGTTCCACAGCGATTGTGTTACTGAATCCACAGGGGAATATTTTGTATGCAAATCCTGCTTCAGAAACTGTCCTTGGTATCAAACTAAAAGACATCCTTACGAGAACTTACGACGCTCCTCAGTGGAAAAATACTTCCTTGGATGGTGCTCCCTGGAGAGATGAAGACCAACCTTTTAATATTGTCCTCAAAACAAAACAACCAGTAACAGATATTCGGCATGCTATCGAAGATTCCAATGGGACCAAAAAATACCTTTCGATTAATGGTTCACCTGTGTTTAATGAAGTGGGAGAATTACGTTCCCTGGTATTTCTCATCACTGACATCACAGAAAATGTTCTAAAACAAAAGGCATTAGAAGACAGCGAAGCAAAGTATCGCACCATCACAGAACTTTCCTTGAGTATGGTGTACGACTTAGATATAGCTTCGGGAGTAAACTACTGGGCCGGTGCCATCCAAGAAATCACAGGTTACACCCCAGAAGAATACAATGCAATTGGTTATGAGGCATGGATGGTTCTTATCCATCCTGAAGATAAAGAAAAAACCATCCAAGTGTTTGATGAATCGATGGCTAATCGAACCAAATTCTCCTGCGAATACCGTTACAAAAGAAAAGATGGTTCCTATGTTTATATTGAAGATAATGGAATCTTTTTATACAATGAAGATGGTGACGCCTATCGGATGTTTGGTGCAATGATCAATCGAACTGAACAGATTGAAGCGAGTTTAGCACTCAAAGAATCTGAATCTAGACTTCTCATGTCACTTGATGCTGTAAAAATGGGGATTTGGACTTTGGACATTGATCCAAGTAAAATTTATTGGTCCCCACAAACTTACGAAATCTACGGATTGGATCCAAATAAAAATGAGATCACTGTCGAAACGTATTTAACATTAAACCATCCAGAAGACCTTACTAAGATTTCGGAAGAAATCCAATTTCTAAAAGATGATCCTACAAAATCAGGATACATCATACAACATCGGATTTTCCATGCAGATGGGAGTGTCCATTGGGTTGAATCAAGGGGCAATTTACTCAGAGACAAAGATGGCAAACCGTTTCGATTGATGGGAACGATTCTTGATGTCACTGAGGCAAAATTAGCGGAAGAAGCCTTACGCACGTCAGACGAAAGATTCCGAGCCTTTTATCAATTTTCGACGGAAGCATTTCTCATTTTTGATGAAAATTCATTACGAGCAAAGGATTCTAATTTTGCTTTTCAAAACTTGTTTGGATATGCACCTGAAGACACAAAAAATTTGAAAATCCGATCGTTACTCACACCAGACTCACTCCAAAAAATTCGTGAAAAAATTGAAGATCACTCAAGTGATTCGATTGAAATATTATGCAAACGAAAGAATGGGGAAGTGTTTCCAGCACTTGTATCCATCAAACGATTTAAATACAACCAATCGAATTCCATTGCATATAGTATTTTTGATTTGAGTCCATTGAAAGAGGTGGAGGAACTCCGACAAATCAATTCTGAAATCAGAGAAAAAAACAAACTCATCGAAAAACAAAAAATCGAACTAGAGATGGCGTTTGAAAACCTCAAACGAACCCAAGAACAATTGGTCCAATCGGAAAAATTAGCAGCTCTTGGGCAACTCATTGCAGGCATCGCACATGAAATCAATAATCCGATAGGTGCAGTAAAAGCATCCAATCAAAATATGATGGATTGGCAAAAACGATATGGTATCGCCTCACAATTGTTCCGTGAAGCAATCTTAAATGTTCCAAAAGAAGAACAAGTCATCCTAAAAACCATCTTATCAAATTTAGACCAACCCATCGAATTTTATACTGGTAAAGAAGAAAGGTTAAGAAAAAAGAAAAATAAAGAAATTCTCATTGAGTATGGTTGCAAAGCGGATGACGCGGATGAATTTGCGGAAGCTTGGGTGGAGTTAGGAATTGGGGAATTAGAAGAAAAATATTTACCACTCTTTCGATCTCATTACTTGCGAGTATTTTTAGATTATTTGGAACTAGAAATTCAATTTAGAAGGAACACTAGGTCCATCCAACTTGCTGTGGATCGTGTTTCTAAAATCATGTATGCTTTAAAAAATTTCTCTCATTTTGATTCAACAGGGAAAAAAATCAAAGCATCTATCCAGGATACAATTGAAACGGTTTTGACGATTTATCAAAACCAACTCAAACGTGGGATCACTCTCATCAAAAATTACGAGCAAATCTCACCTATAGAATGTTATCCGGATGATTTATTGCATGTTTGGACAAATTTGATTTACAATTCATTACAAGCAATGTCTTTCTCTGGAAAACTAATTATATCGATTAAAGATTGTGGGCAAGAGATACTCGTTTCCCTCCAAGATTCTGGACCAGGTATCGACCATTCCATACGGGAAAAAATCTTTGAGCCTTTCTTTACTACTAAACCACCAGGGGAAGGGAGTGGGCTAGGGCTTGATATTGTGAATAAAATAGTGAAACGACATGGAGGAAGGATTGAATTAACGTCCAAACCTGGAGAAACAATTTTTTCAATCTATCTACCAAAAGGTTATTAAGGTTCGACAGCATGTGTGATGGCTGTGATAAGTTCTTCTTCATCCCATGGTTTTTTCAAACAAGTGATTAGACCGATTTCTTTGGTTAAAGCTTCCACTAGTTTTTCTTCAGCAAATCCAGTGATGATGACTTTTTCAATCGATGGGAATCGTTTATGAACTTTTCTTAAAAATTCATCACCATTCATTCCAGGCATAGCCCAATCGGAGATGATAACAGCAACCGAACTCCCTTCTTCTTCTAATTCTAAAATTAAATCCCATGCCTCTTTGGCGTTTTCTGCGGTAAGGTATTTGAATCTTTCACCAAAATGGTGTTTCACTTGGGATTTCATGCTGAGTAAAATGATGGATTCATCATCCACAAAGAGGATTCCCTTCTTTCCATTCTTTTTCTCAGTGAGTATTTCCACAGGACAAAGTTTTATCCGTTCTCTTTTAGATTGCAAGTAAATCTTGCCAAATTCTCTGAATTTCTACACTTGGGTCTTTATGACAGCATATCCCACTTTACTTTCTCCACTTTCACTAGGATTCACAACTTTGAAAAACCGAACCATCATGGGTTCAATGCACACTGGGCTTGAAGAAGCTCCGAATGGTTATGAACGAATGGCAGCGTTTTATGGGGAAAGGGCAAAAGGTGGTGTGGCACTTATTGTGACTGGTGGTATCGCACCAAATGAAGCAGGGCGTGTGGCAAAGGGTGGGAGTGTCATGGACACTGAAGAAGAGGCCCTGCACCATAGAGTGGTAACCGAAGCCGTGCATAAAGAAGGTGGAAAAATCGCCATGCAAATCCTTCACACAGGAAGGTATGGGTATCATGATAAAATTGTAGGTGCCTCCAATCTTAGAGCACCTATCAATATGTTCAAACCTCACCCATTAACCGAAGAGGAGATTTGGAAAACCATAGATGATTTTGTGAGATGCTCCGAATTAGCAAAGTTAGCTGGTTATGATGGAGTTGAGATCATGGGAAGTGAAGGATACCTTATCAACCAATTCATTGCCAAACGAACAAACAATCGTACCGATGATTGGGGAGGTAGTTTTGAAAACCGTATTAAATTTCCAATCGAAATTATCAAAGCAGTTAGAAAAAAAGTAGGAACTGACTTCATCATCATTTACCGTTTGTCTATGTTAGATTTGGTTGAAGAAGGTGGGAATATAGAAGAAGTTCTTCATCTAGCTAAAGAAATAGAAAAAGCTGGTGCAACAATTATCAACACAGGGATTGGTTGGCACGAAGCACGGATTCCTACCATTGCCATGATGGTGCCAAGAGCCGCTTTTACTTGGGTCACTGCGAAGGTCAAAGGACATGTGAACATTCCGCTTGTCACTTCCAATAGGATCAACACTCCTGAAATTGCAGAATCTGTACTTTCTCGTGGGGATGCTGATTTGGTTTCTATGGCAAGGCCATTCCTTGCTGATTCATTTTTTGTAGAGAAAGCAAAAGCAGGAAAACCGGAAGAAATTAATACATGCATCGCTTGTAATCAAGCTTGCCTGGATCATATTTTCCAAGGAAAAACGGCAAGTTGTTTGGTGAATCCTCGAGCTTGTCACGAAACAGAACTTGTCATCACCAAAACAAACCAAGCAAAAAAAGTAGCCGTGGTTGGTGCTGGACCTGGCGGCATGTCTTGTGCTAAAACGCTGGCAGAACGTGGTCATTCTGTCACATTATTTGATGCACAATCTGAGTTAGGTGGTCAATTGAACATTGCAAGGAGAATCCCTGGTAAAGAAGAATTTAAAGAAACGATTCGTTATTTTGATACAATGTTAAAAAAATACAATGTAGATGTAAAACTAAACACCTATGTATCAAGTGAGGATTTGATAACACAAGGGTTTGAGGAAGTGGTTTTAGCTACTGGGGTGATACCAAGGATACCAGAAATTCCTGGAATTGAAGGACCGAATGTTCTTAGTTATGTGGATGTCGTATTGAAAGGAAAACCAGTTGGAAAACGTGCTGTCGTGATGGGAGCAGGTGGAATTGGATTTGATGTCAGCATTTTACTGACAGACCCTGGGCATTCCTTCACAACAGAGAATTATCTTAAAGAATGGGGTATACGCACTAACATTGAAAAAGACGGTGGGCTTGGTACAAAAGAAACACCAATTGGTGTGAGAGATGTTACGATGTTAAAACGATCCAATAGTAAATTTGGAGCAACTCTTGGAAAAACAACAGGATGGATCCATAAAACTTCTCTTGAAGACCGAAAAGTTAACCAAATTTCTGGAGTTACCTATAAAGCAATCGAAGCAGATGGAATTGTGATCGAAGTGAAAGGCGAAACAAAAAAAATCCCTTGTGATACAGTGGTTGTTTGTGCAGGACAAGACCCGAACCGGGCTTTATTGGAACCACTGCAAAAAGCAAAGATTCCCGTCCATTTGATTGGTGGAGCTGATCTTGCTTCAGAGTTAGATGCCAAACGTGCCATCGACCAAGGGACAAGGCTTGCTGTATCCATTGGTTAGTGGAATTGATTGATCCATAAGTTTTGATTTGCGGTAAGAATTGAATCCATCAAAAATTCTGAAAGTGTCTGTCCGGAATGCAGAATTCCAAATCATTTCTGCACTTCGGTCAAATCGTACAAAACGTAGTTCAGATAAGGAAGTTTTTGTAGAAGGGACTGAGCCGATTAAGCAGTTGTTAGCTGCCAATTGGCAAATCACTCGAATTCTTTATCGTGAAAATATTCCTTTATCCAGTTGGGCAAAAGAAGTTTTAGCGAAGGAAAAACAGGCAAAAATTTTCGAATTAAAGGAAGATTTGTATTTGGAACTTTCTGAAAAAGAAAACCCGTCTGAGTTACTGATCACTGCAAAAATTAAAAATAAATATTTAATTCCATCTTTAGGAAAAGAAATCAAACTGAACGAAAAACCATTTTATCTATTGTTTGATCGGCCAAGTGATTTGGGAAACTTTGGCTCTATCTTACGATCAGCAGATGCATTCCAAGTCAACGTAATCTTTGTGATTGGTCATTCCATTGATGTATATGATCCAAAGGTGATCCGAGCAAGTTTAGGTGCGCTCTTTCATACAAAAATCGTTTTTGTGAAAGATTTTGAATCGTTTGCTTCATTTGTCCATGAAGAAAAAAAACGTATTGGACTTCTTGTCATTGGAACTGATTCAAGTGGTGACACGAATTTAAATGAGATCAAAATCAAAACTCCTGTTCTTTTGGTATTAGGGAATGAAAAAAAAGGAATGAGCGTCCAATTACAATCTCACTGTGATCACATTGTCAAAATTCCTATGTTAGGAGTTGTGAATTCTTTGAATGTGTCCTCTGCAGGTTCAATTTTACTTTGGGAAGTAGCTAAACATTCCAAAATTCAATTGGATTCTTAGAGTTAGATCAAAAGTTTTAACGGCATGTCGCAATACTTCCATCAGGATTGTATTTTACGCTAGCACCTGATGTGAATTGGATATATTTGACACCGTCTACACAAACCTCATCGTAACCAAAATACTTAGCGCAACCCCGAGAGATGGTTCCACATCCTAATAAAAATAATGTGGAGAATAATAAAATTTGAATTGGTTTGATTCGTTTCATGTGTTGACTCCTTTACCTAAATACATAGCATTCCAAATTGATTCGAGTTTTGAAAAATGGGAAGTTAATTGGTTTTTATGATACAAAACAATATTGGATTTTTTTAAGTTATGAATTGATTTTGGGATTTGGTGTAAAATTTCTTTCGTACGAATTGTTTCCTCTTCCCAATCAATCAAGTTCACTTTTTTCAATTTTGCAAATACCAGTTCTAATTGTGAATGGAAAACTTCTTTGCGAAGTTCAGAAGCGAGTGTGATTTCTGGAAATTTGATTTCGATTTGATTTTTCAGATGCAAGATTAAATCAATCAGCTGTTGTTTTTTAATTTTAGATTCTTTTTCTAATTTTAATAATACAAATGAGGTTAGGTTTGCAATCGTGACAGTATAGTTTTTGCCCA harbors:
- a CDS encoding PP2C family protein-serine/threonine phosphatase, encoding MSRFFDQLFKFLHRFISYSFAIVFFSLQGAFFGAFYAYFFGSALIPDFSIENHPEVVYVFVVSTILAAIGHSIEFGIFTPLGYGGFRHDLKKLNEFLKPNETIRHKDILELENNLNTLIHLPKENMYAAIRYAVMVFLAVSFTHLLYGHATYELLLISIGWLSAVFVYGGFSYIISDYFTGNKRVEVKKILAYRDVSVHKNYGILSLKGKFIFLLILILLSLSVLSVFISFGNASLLKISAFIGMTFVEAVILIYMFFQSINLTLEQINESANSLATGGRGALPILSIDKEFILFAENYEKATREVGRIRENLQELVEAKTSELRNSLETVETLKKQQDGDYFLTSLLIKPLSLNKTIGSHVKTDFLIKQKKTFLFHGKENEIGGDICIARTITLRGKDYTFFLNADAMGKSLQGAGGILVLGAAVQSILERSTAVESVKLLYAERWIKNAYQELHHIFESFDCSMLVSMVMGLIDDETGLMYYLNAEHPWSVLYRKGSAEFIKNNSELRKLGTPFSEKSLEISTLQLIPGDVLILGSDGRDDIEFETETTARKINHDEELFLRHVEQGNGNLKEIYQSILRMGELTDDLSLMRIAFKENVHQPPRGIRKESYEYMRKAKSQIKLEEFEGAKSSLIEANRINPENREIQRALIRLLVRMKDYSLAAEKLNTYIEEYPGDTDLIYLASFTYRQTKEYGKAIDMGERIRLRNPGHLSNLIQLVQLYLTIGNLPKAEKTLQLTSFIPSDAKRIDQLKLQIESFRQKIVDEIPS
- a CDS encoding DUF1566 domain-containing protein; the encoded protein is MTQLQTSFLLLCLSLFLLFSCNRSDLENLCDPKSDQYKDSLLLRYINFDESPHCGVVLKVNPPTYLICPPLIPKRNGTYFFEAFESDGNRLSFSSNPPLPPGISFSFFSNSLEGIYTGWKANQVQFTITASNPKGSASCVYQPAWMGKAPPKTNITVCYDAGGNVDATCTAIPGQDGHLQRGINTSFVGPSLVSGVEITADLVTGLVWTSCNRGRTGIGCGTVGTDTFTFAGAQTECTSLNAGSGFADRTDWRVPEIEEYISIFDHTTENPSINSSYFPQTNSFNYKSNTSNAANTGAFYPTYIQSSIGFGVYSDLHHLRCVATPRNTFTKRFIDQSDGTILDLDTALLWQKCTAGQPNVATCSGGTDSALQWSGAINYCQSLTLAGKTWRLPNANELISLKDIRFNFGTPGYNPLYFPNTASTSFWSSSPVIGTPSTMAYVTDFGTSGGGPVLKTDASVRTRCVTDY
- a CDS encoding PAS domain S-box protein — protein: MNVEADLLKTIMDVSSTAIVLLNPQGNILYANPASETVLGIKLKDILTRTYDAPQWKNTSLDGAPWRDEDQPFNIVLKTKQPVTDIRHAIEDSNGTKKYLSINGSPVFNEVGELRSLVFLITDITENVLKQKALEDSEAKYRTITELSLSMVYDLDIASGVNYWAGAIQEITGYTPEEYNAIGYEAWMVLIHPEDKEKTIQVFDESMANRTKFSCEYRYKRKDGSYVYIEDNGIFLYNEDGDAYRMFGAMINRTEQIEASLALKESESRLLMSLDAVKMGIWTLDIDPSKIYWSPQTYEIYGLDPNKNEITVETYLTLNHPEDLTKISEEIQFLKDDPTKSGYIIQHRIFHADGSVHWVESRGNLLRDKDGKPFRLMGTILDVTEAKLAEEALRTSDERFRAFYQFSTEAFLIFDENSLRAKDSNFAFQNLFGYAPEDTKNLKIRSLLTPDSLQKIREKIEDHSSDSIEILCKRKNGEVFPALVSIKRFKYNQSNSIAYSIFDLSPLKEVEELRQINSEIREKNKLIEKQKIELEMAFENLKRTQEQLVQSEKLAALGQLIAGIAHEINNPIGAVKASNQNMMDWQKRYGIASQLFREAILNVPKEEQVILKTILSNLDQPIEFYTGKEERLRKKKNKEILIEYGCKADDADEFAEAWVELGIGELEEKYLPLFRSHYLRVFLDYLELEIQFRRNTRSIQLAVDRVSKIMYALKNFSHFDSTGKKIKASIQDTIETVLTIYQNQLKRGITLIKNYEQISPIECYPDDLLHVWTNLIYNSLQAMSFSGKLIISIKDCGQEILVSLQDSGPGIDHSIREKIFEPFFTTKPPGEGSGLGLDIVNKIVKRHGGRIELTSKPGETIFSIYLPKGY
- a CDS encoding SDR family NAD(P)-dependent oxidoreductase, translated to MELKNKRIVVTGAGSGIGKETVLQMLKHENVKILACDLNEKNIVSHPNVIPYKCDVSKPESLDKLIKDADKKLGGIDIFFANAGFAYYEIIQDADWDQIDRIFRTNVYSPFYTLVTLNRKRTSPCLFVVTASAMSHLPLPGYAMYSATKAAVRSFLDAYQCELRPGNRTMIVYPIATRTKFFDSAGKKVPVPFPSQTAETVAKKIVSGILRDKTEVFPSFLFRFIQFLDRFLFFPLKIYQKIEAAKLKSHKS
- a CDS encoding response regulator, translated to MEILTEKKNGKKGILFVDDESIILLSMKSQVKHHFGERFKYLTAENAKEAWDLILELEEEGSSVAVIISDWAMPGMNGDEFLRKVHKRFPSIEKVIITGFAEEKLVEALTKEIGLITCLKKPWDEEELITAITHAVEP